The following proteins are encoded in a genomic region of Nicotiana sylvestris chromosome 4, ASM39365v2, whole genome shotgun sequence:
- the LOC104219361 gene encoding uncharacterized protein, whose amino-acid sequence MLPPELHPRTFRPYISASTSAPSLSTSFDGVYSPERNPNGGSSSSSLNSRSLRNSRFSPSAFVHNARIAVALVPCAAFLLDLGGTPVVATLTLGLMIAYILDSLNFKSGSFFAVWFSLIASQFAFFFSASLFGTFNSIILGLFAVSVCSLANFLIGVWVSLQFKWIQIEYPTIVLALERLLFACCPIIASTVFTWATVSAVGMVNAAYYLMVFNCIFYWLFAVPRLSSFKLKQEVSYHGGRVPDDNFILGQLESCVHTLNLLFFPLLFHIASHYTVIFVSAASICDLFLLFFIPFLFQLYASTRGGLWWVTKNEHQLQSIRVVNGAIALFVVVICLEVRVVFHSFGRYIQVPPPLNYLLVTITMLGGAAAAGAYALGMVSDAFSSLGFTASAVIVSSAGAIVVGFPVLFVPLPAVAGFYLARFFTRKSVSSYFAFVVLGSLMVIWFVMHNYWDLNIWMSGMPLKSFCKLIVGSVILAMAIPGLAILPAQFRFLTEIGLIGHALLLCYIENRFFSYSSIYYYGLEDDVMYPSYMVVITTFVGMAVVRRLSVDNRIGSKAVWILTCLYSSKLAVLFITSKGVLWVSAILLLAVSPPLLLYRDKSRTASKMKPWQGYAHAAVVALSVWFCRETVFEALQWWHGRPPSDGLLLGSCLLLTGLACVPIVALHFSHVMSAKRCLVLVVATGLLFILMQPPIPLSWTYHSDVIKAARQSADDISIYGFFASKPTWPSWLLIVAILLTLASVTSTIPIKYVVELRTFYAIAIGISLGIYISAEYFLQAAILHVLIVVTMVCTSVFVVFTHFPSASSTKLLPWVFALLVALFPVTYLLEGQVRINKTILGDSAVQDMGEEDSKLATLLAVEGARTSLLGLYAAIFMLIALEVKFELASLLREKVVDRGGVRHSHSGQSSSSTVPQRLRFMQQRKASAVPTFTIKRMAAEGAWMPAVGNVATIMCFAICLILNVNLTGGSNRAIFFLAPILLLLNQDSDFVAGFGDKQRYFPVVVVISAYLVLTTLYSIWENVWHGNAGWGLDVGGPDWFFAVKNLALLILTFPSHILFNRFVWSYTKQAESMPLLTIPLNLPSVLMTDIIKVKILGLLGVIYSLAQYLISRQQYISGLKYI is encoded by the exons ATGTTGCCGCCGGAGCTCCATCCGCGGACGTTCCGTCCGTACATATCAGCCTCAACTAGTGCGCCTTCTCTCTCCACCTCCTTCGACGGCGTTTACAGTCCCGAACGAAACCCTAACGGTGGTAGCAGCAGCAGCTCCCTGAACAGTAGATCTCTACGAAACTCTCGATTCTCGCCGTCGGCGTTCGTTCACAACGCTCGAATCGCTGTTGCGTTAGTTCCTTGCGCCGCTTTCCTTCTTGACCTTGGCGGCACTCCCGTCGTCGCTACGCTCACATTGGGTCTTATGATAGCTTACATCCTCGATTCACTCAACTTCAAGTCCGGTTCGTTTTTCGCCGTCTGGTTTTCACTCATCGCCTCTCAATTTGCTTTCTTCTTCAGCGCATCACTGTTCGGAACTTTCAATTCGATCATTCTCGGCCTATTCGCTGTATCAGTTTGTAGTTTAGCGAATTTCTTAATCGGTGTGTGGGTATCGCTTCAGTTCAAGTGGATTCAAATTGAATATCCGACGATTGTGCTTGCACTCGAGCGGCTATTGTTCGCTTGTTGTCCGATTATTGCTTCTACAGTTTTTACCTGGGCAACAGTCTCTGCAGTTGGTATGGTTAATGCTGCTTATTATCTTATGGTGTTTAACTGCATTTTCTATTGGCTTTTTGCGGTGCCTCGTTTATCGTCGTTTAAACTGAAGCAAGAAGTGAGTTACCACGGTGGTAGGGTTCCAGATGACAATTTTATCCTTGGGCAGCTTGAGAGTTGTGTACATACGTTGAATCTCTTGTTTTTCCCTCTTTTGTTTCATATTGCATCGCATTACACGGTTATATTTGTATCTGCGGCTTCTATTTGTGATCTGTTTCTGCTTTTCTTCATTCCTTTCTTGTTTCAACTGTATGCCTCGACGAGAGGGGGGTTATGGTGGGTGACGAAGAATGAGCATCAGTTGCAGAGCATTCGCGTGGTGAATGGAGCTATTGctttgtttgttgttgtcatTTGCTTGGAGGTTAGGGTTGTGTTCCATTCGTTTGGACGATACATTCAAGTTCCACCGCCGTTGAATTACCTGCTTGTCACTATAACTATGCTGGGAGGGGCAGCTGCAGCTGGTGCTTATGCTCTTGGTATGGTTTCTGATGCTTTTAGCTCACTAGGATTCACTGCTTCAGCTGTCATTGTAAGTTCTGCTGGCGCGATCGTGGTGGGATTTCCTGTTCTG TTTGTTCCACTCCCAGCAGTAGCAGGATTTTATTTGGCTCGTTTCTTCACGAGGAAGAGTGTCTCGTCATACTTTGCTTTTGTTGTGCTTGGAAGCTTGATGGTTATATGGTTCGTAATGCACAATTACTGGGATCTAAACATTTGGATGTCGGGCATGCCTTTAAAATCCTTCTGCAAGCTCATTGTTGGTAGTGTTATCCTAGCAATGGCCATTCCTGGTTTAGCTATTCTCCCAGCGCAATTTCGCTTTCTGACCGAGATTGGTTTGATTGGCCATGCTTTGCTGCTATGCTATATTGAAAATCGTTTCTTTAGTTACTCTAGCATTTACTATTATGGGTTGGAGGATGATGTGATGTACCCAAGTTATATGGTAGTCATAACTACTTTTGTTGGTATGGCGGTTGTGAGGAGACTTTCCGTGGACAACCGCATTGGATCAAAGGCTGTTTGGATTCTAACTTGCCTATACTCCTCAAAGCTGGCTGTGCTTTTTATCACGTCAAAGGGAGTTTTGTGGGTGTCAGCTATCCTCCTGCTGGCTGTTTCTCCTCCCCTGCTTCTTTACAG GGATAAGTCAAGAACTGCCTCAAAAATGAAACCTTGGCAAGGTTATGCTCATGCTGCTGTTGTTGCTTTATCAGTTTGGTTCTGTCGTGAAACAGTATTTGAAGCTCTTCAATGGTGGCATGGTAGACCTCCTTCTGATGGTTTGCTTTTAGGCTCCTGCTTGCTCTTGACGGGATTGGCTTGCGTCCCGATTGTTGCACTTCACTTTTCACATGTTATG TCTGCAAAGAGATGCTTGGTGCTGGTGGTTGCAACAGGTTTGTTGTTTATCCTAATGCAGCCGCCAATCCCCTTGTCATGGACTTACCACTCGGACGTAATCAAAGCTGCTCGTCAATCTGCTGATGACATTTCTATTTATGGCTTCTTTGCATCAAAGCCTACGTGGCCCTCATGGTTGCTTATTGTTGCAATTCTGCTCACCCTGGCATCTGTTACTTCCACCATCCCCATTAAATACGTCGTTGAATTGAGGACATTTTATGCCATTGCTATAGGCATTTCTCTTGGAATTTACATATCAGCAGAATATTTTCTCCAGGCTGCAATCCTCCATGTTCTCATTGTTGTCACCATGGTCTGTACTTCAGTATTTGTTGTTTTCACTCACTTCCCATCTGCTTCAAGCACAAAGCTTCTGCCATGGGTATTTGCACTTCTTGTGGCTCTCTTTCCCGTGACATATTTGTTGGAGGGCCAGGTCAGAATAAACAAAACCATCCTTGGAGATAGTGCGGTGCAAGATATGGGAGAAGAAGACAGCAAACTGGCAACCCTTCTGGCCGTTGAAGGTGCAAGGACTTCCCTTCTTGGCTTATATGCTGCAATCTTTATGCTTATTGCACTTGAAGTGAAGTTTGAGCTAGCTTCGCTGCTGCGAGAAAAGGTAGTAGATAGGGGTGGAGTTAGACACAGCCATTCAGGTCAAAGTAGCTCTAGTACTGTTCCCCAGAGATTAAGGTTCATGCAGCAACGCAAAGCCTCTGCTGTTCCAACCTTTACAATCAAGAGAATGGCTGCTGAGGGTGCCTGGATGCCTGCCGTTGGTAATGTTGCTACGATCATGTGTTTTGCTATATGCCTGATCTTGAATGTCAATCTCACTGGTGGCTCAAACCGTGCTATTTTCTTCTTGGCACCTATCCTGCTGCTGCTTAATCAGGATTCTGATTTTGTTGCGGGTTTCGGGGACAAGCAAAGGTACTTccctgttgttgttgttatctCTGCCTACTTGGTGTTAACCACCCTGTATAGCATATGGGAAAATGTATGGCACGGGAATGCAGGGTGGGGATTAGATGTAGGAGGTCCAGATTGGTTTTTCGCAGTCAAGAATTTGGCACTTCTCATTCTAACATTCCCAAGCCACATCCTTTTTAATCGCTTCGTGTGGAGCTACACAAAACAGGCTGAATCTATGCCGTTGCTGACAATACCTCTTAATTTGCCATCAGTTTTGATGACGGACATTATCAAGGTTAAGATATTGGGACTCCTTGGAGTTATATATTCTTTAGCCCAGTATCTGATCTCTAGACAACAATATATTTCAGGATTGAAGTACATTTAG